Sequence from the Paenibacillus tundrae genome:
ACACTGAACTCCTCGTTAATCATTTCTCCCTGACAACCGGTCAAGCTATGAATTGCACAGGGATGGGTCTGCGTTACATAAGGCGCAATGGACAGAAAAAACTCGTCCTGAGGCAAATCATACGTTGTCGTGGTTTTATCTTGATCTGTGACTATTAACTGTTTAGCATCAATAGAGGCAGATACAGGCGACTCTTTACCCGCACTGATATCTTCAACCAATGTTCTAACATTGGTCTCATTCTCTGTCCCTGCCTCTTCCCGACCAGTATTGATTGCAACTAGATAGGTTCCTAACACCATCACAACGACTATACTCGTCATGATCCACATTGTTTTTTTCATCTGGAGTCCATCTCCTCGTCCATTTTCATTAAGTATAATGGAGAACGGATTACCACGGACTTATACAGCAAGGATTTCACCAGATATTCACATATATGTATAACTCATCGTCTGGAAATTGATTATGTTAATCTACATTCGAATCTCATATTCACAGTGCTCGTGTCCACTCACATTACATTTCGTTTCCTTCACGGTAACCCTACGCTTCATTATCTTCGTCAGTGCACCCTCAAGAATTGCTCCCTCAAGATCACAGACCAGCTTTTCTTCTTCCAGAGTTGGCAGCCCTCTGCAGAAACAGTCATCCACTGCAACAATCATCTTGTGTTCCTCTTGGTGCAGAATCCGGGGAATGCCAATCCTTAACTCCTCAAACAGTTGCAGTAACTCTTCAACCGTATGTACAGGGAGATTCTCTCCAATTTTACGCCCAATCGTTAATGTTGTGCTTCTACCTCCCATCGGCAGCCCTTGGTTCAATCCAATTAAACGGATGGTACGAAACAGCTCGAGTGGTACCATATTGCCTAGCCTGTCGCGATTTATTAGTTTCATATCGTCAAATGTATAATCCAACATCGTTATGACCTCCCAGTAATGATCTATAATTCTATACTGACAGAAGAGGTTATGCTCTGCCTTGATTTGAATCAATAATACATGCCAAGTCTTCAATAAAATCTAACCTAACGATACGGTAATAAGATCAGCCAAATACAAATAACAAAAAACCTTACCAGCCGTCAAGAACATCTCGACGTTGGCAAGGATAATAGTTGGTCTGCATATGTCTCCATAGATGTGATTGTTCCATAATATCAGCCCGTCTACCTGTTGGAGAGAGCTTTATTTTTCTCATAAAACCGATCATTATGTGAGGATACACCTGCCATGTCCGAAGCAGTCGGTTCCAAATACATCTTGGCACTGTTCACAGCAAGCACAGCATCATTAAATGCTCCAGCGATCAAGCGAACTTTACTTCTATAGGTGATAAAATCCCCTGCTCCAAAAACTCCCGGTATACTTGTACCCATTCTCGGATCAACTGATATACCATAATCTTCTCGCTCGAGTCCCCACTGCACTAGATTGCCAAAATCACGATCGTAACCGTGGCTCACGACAACTTCATCCACTTCAACTTGTCGCAACTCGCCACTCTCCATATGCGCAAGTTCCACTCGATCAATTTTGTCTCCTGCACCGTATAAACGAGAGATGCGGTACGGCGTCAAGACTTGGGCAAAAGTTTTCATCTGGGCTACAGGCAACTCATGTCCTGTGAATTCATGACGTCGGTGTACAACTGTAATTTCTTTTGCCAAACCAGCCATTTCGTTCGCCCAATCAATTGCGGAATCGCCACCACCAGAGATCAAAACTCGCTTTCCAGCGAATTTAGATAGATCCGTTATCGTATAATGAAGATTCGTCAGTTCGTAACGGTTGGCACCCTCGATATCAAGCTTCTGGATCTGGGTCATACCTCTACCAGCACATAGCAGAATTGAACGTGTATAGTGTTGCTCTCCCGTTTTGCTAGTAAGTACAAACACACCATCCTCACGCTTTTCCATCCCTGCTATTTCCTGTCCAAACACAATCGTTGGATCAAACGTCCTCGCCTGTTTCTCCAAAGAATTAATCAATTGCTCGCACCGAACAGGCTCTACCCCACCAACATCCCAGATCATCTTCTCTGGGTACGTACGCATAAATCCGCCTAGTTCCGCTTTAGCTTCTATAATTTTGGTGCGCATTGCTCGCATTCCACTATAAAATGCGGCATACATTCCCGCTGGCCCACCACCGACAATAGTTATATCATAAATATCCATTAATTGCTTTTTTTTCATCTTAAGGCACCAACTTTTCAACCACATAATCCATCAGTTTGACGGAACCGATTGGCCCTACACCTGATGTAAAATCACTCGTTTTCAGTGGGTACACACGATCATTTTTTACCGCATCCAGGTTCGTCCACACAATGCTTTCTTTCAAGTTTTCCATCGACTGCTTCGTATCATAGCCTTTCAAAGATCTGTCTTCTAAGAAAATATAGTCAGGATTCATTTCACTGAGAAATTCGAGTGAGAATGGATTAAACCAGACATCCGAATCTTTGATAACCTCTGGGCTATTCAGTCCCAATGTATCATAGAAAAACACACTGCTATTGGCCGCTTTGGGAC
This genomic interval carries:
- a CDS encoding CueP family metal-binding protein, which translates into the protein MKKTMWIMTSIVVVMVLGTYLVAINTGREEAGTENETNVRTLVEDISAGKESPVSASIDAKQLIVTDQDKTTTTYDLPQDEFFLSIAPYVTQTHPCAIHSLTGCQGEMINEEFSVTIHDSEGNTFMKESAMKSGANGFMDMWLPRDRTYLIRVVHHGKVVETQLSTYDNDNTCITTMQLS
- a CDS encoding V4R domain-containing protein, giving the protein MLDYTFDDMKLINRDRLGNMVPLELFRTIRLIGLNQGLPMGGRSTTLTIGRKIGENLPVHTVEELLQLFEELRIGIPRILHQEEHKMIVAVDDCFCRGLPTLEEEKLVCDLEGAILEGALTKIMKRRVTVKETKCNVSGHEHCEYEIRM
- a CDS encoding NAD(P)/FAD-dependent oxidoreductase is translated as MKKKQLMDIYDITIVGGGPAGMYAAFYSGMRAMRTKIIEAKAELGGFMRTYPEKMIWDVGGVEPVRCEQLINSLEKQARTFDPTIVFGQEIAGMEKREDGVFVLTSKTGEQHYTRSILLCAGRGMTQIQKLDIEGANRYELTNLHYTITDLSKFAGKRVLISGGGDSAIDWANEMAGLAKEITVVHRRHEFTGHELPVAQMKTFAQVLTPYRISRLYGAGDKIDRVELAHMESGELRQVEVDEVVVSHGYDRDFGNLVQWGLEREDYGISVDPRMGTSIPGVFGAGDFITYRSKVRLIAGAFNDAVLAVNSAKMYLEPTASDMAGVSSHNDRFYEKNKALSNR